The following proteins are co-located in the Penaeus vannamei isolate JL-2024 chromosome 34, ASM4276789v1, whole genome shotgun sequence genome:
- the LOC138859248 gene encoding uncharacterized protein: protein MARFRSENKKSMERLSSQVFNRATAATALHASQSRLLRQCYSSFEDAAMRITCSLVVLASYATWMTRADPPPTPPTRTCGGDYRGPSGAFVSPHYPSRYPNNKECIYTFNTGSPIVITCPDFSLQKEKNGKCGRDSVTIKDYGQDTKYCGNAGPSDYHSVGSNVTVVFKSNGRVRKTGFYCLYESRPGATTSTTTTSTSTTTTTPRPLSQLYINALTLYEKRICKTTPKPSCGCAQTAESEFYSTVSDNYRVIVTNGVPGHVYVTSVDSPDHQQACPHEVFMAVPAKPIKGRAYLPYGQGVVGIAVSGGFFYNHYSFINNDAADLYEVERSDVCNGHSDRYCRYHYNLIPTCVAGAGTCAMVGYMLDGFPVYMYCNHDTENRPLTSCYQLNGRGDGTLRSHYTFNETAFYTGNCDLDRANGYRFPDVRGYAYILSEDYPFVMAGHYGTELGSLCYVDEMLY, encoded by the exons GATTCAGGAGTGAGAATAAGAAGTCTATGGAGAGACT TTCAAGTCAAGTCTTTAATCGAGCCACTGCAGCGACCGCCCTCCACGCCTCACAGTCTCGTCTCCTTCGTCAGTGCTACAGCTCCTTCGAGGACGCCGCCATGAGGATTACCTGTTCCTTGGTCGTCCTCGCCTCCTACGCCACCTGGATGACCCGAGCTGACCCTCCGCCGACGCCGCCCACTCGG ACGTGTGGCGGCGACTACCGCGGGCCCTCCGGCGCCTTCGTCAGCCCGCACTACCCGAGCCGCTATCCCAACAACAAGGAGTGCATCTACACCTTCAACACCGGGAGTCCCATCGTCATCACGTGCCCGGACTTCTCCCtgcagaaggagaagaacggCAAGTGCGGGAGGGACTCCGTCACGATCAAGGACTACGGGCAGGACACCAAGTACTGCGGCAACGCCGGCCCCTCCGACTACCACTCCGTCGGCAGCAACGTGACGGTGGTGTTCAAGAGCAACGGCAGAGTGAGGAAGACGGGCTTCTACTGCCTGTACGAGAGTCGTCCGGGAGCCACgacctccaccacgaccacctccacctccaccacgaccaccacgccCAGACCCTTGTCGCAGCTCTACATCAACGCCCTCACGCTCTACGAGAAGCGGATCTGCAAGACGACCCCGAAGCCGAGCTGCGGCTGCGCCCAGACCGCCGAGTCCGAGTTCTACTCCACCGTCTCCGACAACTACCGCGTCATCGTGACCAACGGCGTGCCCGGGCATGTGTACGTGACGAGCGTGGACAGCCCCGACCACCAGCAGGCGTGCCCTCACGAGGTGTTCATGGCCGTGCCCGCGAAGCCGATCAAGGGCAGAGCCTACCTCCCCTACGGCCAGGGCGTGGTGGGCATCGCCGTCTCGGGGGGCTTCTTCTACAACCACTACAGCTTCATCAACAACGACGCGGCCGACCTGTACGAGGTGGAGCGGTCGGACGTGTGCAACGGCCACAGCGACCGCTACTGCCGCTACCACTACAACCTGATCCCGACGTGCGTGGCGGGGGCGGGCACGTGCGCCATGGTGGGCTACATGCTCGACGGCTTCCCCGTGTACATGTACTGCAACCACGACACCGAGAACCGCCCGCTCACCAGCTGCTACCAGCTCAACGGCCGCGGAGACGGCACGCTCAGGAGCCACTACACCTTCAACGAGACGGCCTTCTACACGGGCAACTGCGACCTGGACAGGGCCAACGGGTACAGGTTCCCGGACGTGCGAGGGTACGCCTACATCCTGAGCGAGGACTACCCCTTCGTCATGGCGGGCCACTACGGCACCGAACTCGGGTCCCTCTGCTACGTCGACGAAATGCTGTACTGA